The proteins below come from a single Streptomyces sp. B3I8 genomic window:
- a CDS encoding bifunctional 2-polyprenyl-6-hydroxyphenol methylase/3-demethylubiquinol 3-O-methyltransferase UbiG, whose protein sequence is MARQLDEQIAGRFPVGKRLRVLDVGMGQGTQALRLLRAGHRVTGLERDARMLVAAHEALAAEPEGVRERMRIIEGDGRDTGVHFLPGSFDVVLCHGVLMYVEEPDPLVAGLARMLAPGGLLSLLVRNGDALAMRPGLSGDWQTALAAFDTTAYTNRLGLSVRADRLDALTATLAGIGAPLHAWYGVRVFTDTAPDGTPPPAAEGALSALLAAEERAGRTDPYRRVAALLHLCGVRGA, encoded by the coding sequence GTGGCCCGGCAGCTCGACGAGCAGATAGCCGGCCGGTTCCCGGTCGGGAAGCGGCTGCGGGTGCTCGACGTCGGCATGGGCCAGGGCACGCAGGCACTGCGGCTGCTGCGGGCCGGGCACAGGGTGACCGGCCTGGAGCGGGACGCGCGGATGCTCGTCGCGGCGCACGAGGCGCTGGCCGCCGAGCCGGAGGGCGTCCGCGAGCGGATGCGGATCATCGAGGGCGACGGCCGCGACACCGGCGTGCACTTCCTGCCGGGCAGTTTCGACGTGGTGCTGTGCCACGGGGTGCTGATGTACGTCGAGGAGCCGGATCCGCTGGTGGCGGGGCTGGCCCGGATGCTGGCCCCCGGCGGCCTGCTGTCCCTGCTGGTGCGCAACGGCGACGCGCTGGCGATGCGGCCGGGACTGTCCGGCGACTGGCAGACGGCGCTGGCCGCGTTCGACACGACGGCATACACCAATCGGCTGGGCCTGTCGGTGCGCGCCGACCGGCTCGACGCGCTGACGGCGACACTCGCCGGGATCGGCGCGCCGTTGCACGCCTGGTACGGCGTACGGGTCTTCACGGACACCGCGCCGGACGGGACACCGCCCCCGGCGGCCGAGGGCGCGCTCTCCGCGCTGCTGGCCGCGGAGGAACGGGCGGGGCGCACGGACCCGTACCGGCGCGTGGCGGCGCTGCTGCACCTCTGCGGAGTACGGGGCGCCTGA
- a CDS encoding PspA/IM30 family protein, translating into MSGVMKRMGMIFRAKANKALDRAEDPRETLDYSYQKQLELLQKVRRGVADVATSRKRLELQLNQLQSQSGKLEDQGRKALALGREDLAREALSRRAALQQQVTDLETQHQTLQGEEEKLTLAAQRLQAKVDAFRTKKETIKATYTAAQAQTRIGEAFSGISEEMGDVGLAIQRAEDKTQQMQARAGAIDELLASGALDDPSGMAKDDIQAELDRLSGGTDVELELQRMKAELAGPAEQRQAIEGGDGQDQAQPQAQPQSKDTPRFDKQ; encoded by the coding sequence ATGAGCGGTGTCATGAAGCGTATGGGGATGATCTTCCGCGCGAAGGCGAACAAGGCCCTTGACCGGGCCGAGGATCCGCGCGAGACCCTCGACTACTCGTATCAGAAGCAGCTGGAGCTGCTGCAGAAGGTCCGCCGCGGCGTCGCCGACGTGGCGACCTCGCGCAAGCGCCTGGAGCTCCAGCTCAACCAGCTCCAGTCGCAGTCCGGGAAGCTGGAGGACCAGGGCCGCAAGGCGCTCGCGCTCGGCCGGGAGGACCTCGCCCGCGAGGCGCTGTCCCGTCGCGCCGCGCTCCAGCAGCAGGTCACGGACCTGGAGACGCAGCACCAGACCCTCCAGGGCGAGGAGGAGAAGCTCACCCTCGCCGCCCAGCGCCTCCAGGCCAAGGTGGACGCCTTCCGTACGAAGAAGGAGACCATCAAGGCCACCTACACCGCCGCCCAGGCGCAGACCCGGATCGGCGAGGCCTTCTCCGGCATCTCCGAGGAGATGGGCGACGTCGGCCTGGCCATCCAGCGCGCCGAGGACAAGACGCAGCAGATGCAGGCCCGCGCCGGCGCCATCGACGAACTCCTCGCCTCCGGCGCCCTGGACGACCCCTCCGGCATGGCCAAGGACGACATCCAGGCCGAGCTGGACCGCCTCTCCGGCGGCACGGACGTGGAGCTGGAGCTGCAGCGCATGAAGGCCGAGCTGGCGGGCCCCGCCGAGCAGCGGCAGGCGATCGAGGGCGGCGACGGACAGGACCAGGCACAGCCCCAGGCACAGCCCCAGTCCAAGGACACCCCGCGCTTCGACAAGCAGTGA
- a CDS encoding DUF3043 domain-containing protein encodes MQAHPVPLGFVFRSRAKDEKAAVTDKVSATGSKQTRDPQAPKGRPTPKRSEAQSQRRSVATTPLTRKDASRRQRDERRAAMERQRQALASGDERYLPARDKGPVRKFARDYIDSRFSVAEFFLPMAVVILVLSLVRVGSLQNIALLLWLVVIVLIVLDSVLSAFRLRKRLTERFPDANRRGAVAYALMRSLQMRRLRLPKPQVKRGERP; translated from the coding sequence ATGCAGGCGCACCCCGTACCCTTGGGCTTTGTGTTCCGAAGCCGCGCCAAGGACGAGAAGGCCGCCGTCACCGACAAGGTGAGCGCGACCGGCTCCAAGCAGACCCGTGACCCGCAGGCCCCGAAGGGCCGGCCGACCCCCAAGCGCAGCGAGGCCCAGTCGCAGCGCCGCAGCGTCGCGACCACTCCGCTCACGCGCAAGGACGCCTCCCGGCGGCAGCGCGACGAGCGCCGTGCCGCGATGGAACGTCAGCGCCAGGCGCTGGCCAGCGGTGACGAGCGGTACCTCCCCGCGCGCGACAAGGGGCCGGTGCGCAAGTTCGCGCGGGACTACATCGACTCGCGGTTCAGCGTCGCGGAGTTCTTCCTGCCGATGGCCGTGGTCATCCTGGTGCTGAGCCTGGTGCGAGTGGGCTCGCTGCAGAACATCGCGCTGCTGCTGTGGCTGGTCGTGATCGTGCTGATCGTGCTCGACTCGGTCCTCTCCGCGTTCCGTCTGCGCAAGCGGCTCACCGAGCGCTTCCCGGACGCGAACCGGCGGGGCGCAGTGGCCTACGCGCTGATGCGCTCGCTGCAGATGCGGCGGCTGCGGCTGCCCAAGCCCCAGGTCAAGCGCGGAGAGCGGCCCTGA
- a CDS encoding sensor histidine kinase, with amino-acid sequence MGNPAVDNLSQLRCWLASHPLTFDAGLAVGVFVCMVAGSFVDPHGTNGVSWVLRGPTVLSLALMLPAAAALVLRRVAPLAVLAVTTGLSLVELITGDPRAPVPMAAVVALFTVAAATDRPTTRRVGVLTMTVLTATAMLTGPLPWYTQENLALFAWTGMAAAAGDAVRSRRAFVHAIRERAERAERTREEEARRRVAEERLRIARDLHDVVAHHIALVNVQAGVAAHVMDKRPDQAKEALAHVREASRSALNELRATVGLLRQSGDPEAPTEPAPGLARLDELADTFRHAGLPVQVARADHGTILPAAVDLAAYRVIQEALTNVQKHAGDGAKAEVSVVRVGPHVEITVLDDGAGGDDGPEDGGGHGLLGMRERVTALAGTLTAGPRYGGGFRVHAILPLDRRAATTKDSP; translated from the coding sequence GTGGGCAATCCGGCCGTGGACAACCTGTCGCAGTTGCGGTGCTGGCTGGCGAGTCATCCCCTCACGTTCGACGCGGGGCTCGCCGTCGGCGTCTTCGTCTGCATGGTCGCGGGGTCGTTCGTCGACCCGCACGGCACGAACGGCGTCAGCTGGGTGTTGCGCGGCCCCACCGTCCTCAGCCTCGCCCTGATGCTGCCGGCCGCCGCCGCGCTGGTGCTGCGCCGGGTCGCCCCCCTCGCCGTACTGGCCGTCACCACCGGCCTCTCCCTCGTCGAGCTGATCACCGGCGACCCCCGCGCCCCCGTCCCGATGGCCGCCGTCGTCGCGCTGTTCACCGTCGCCGCCGCCACCGACCGCCCCACCACCCGGCGGGTCGGCGTGCTGACGATGACCGTGCTGACCGCCACCGCGATGCTCACCGGCCCGCTGCCCTGGTACACCCAGGAGAACCTCGCCCTGTTCGCCTGGACCGGCATGGCCGCGGCGGCCGGGGACGCCGTCCGCAGCCGGCGCGCCTTCGTGCACGCCATCCGCGAACGCGCCGAACGCGCCGAACGCACCCGCGAGGAGGAGGCCCGGCGCCGCGTCGCCGAGGAGCGGCTGCGCATCGCCCGGGACTTGCACGACGTCGTCGCCCACCACATCGCCCTGGTCAACGTCCAGGCCGGGGTCGCCGCGCACGTCATGGACAAGCGGCCCGACCAGGCCAAGGAGGCCCTCGCCCACGTACGGGAGGCCAGCCGCTCGGCGCTGAACGAACTGCGCGCCACCGTCGGCCTGCTGCGCCAGTCCGGCGACCCGGAGGCCCCCACCGAACCCGCGCCCGGGCTGGCCCGGCTCGACGAACTGGCCGACACCTTCCGGCACGCGGGCCTGCCCGTTCAGGTCGCCCGCGCCGACCACGGCACGATCCTGCCCGCCGCCGTCGACCTCGCCGCCTACCGCGTCATCCAGGAAGCCCTCACCAACGTGCAGAAACACGCGGGAGACGGCGCCAAGGCCGAGGTCAGCGTCGTCCGCGTGGGACCGCACGTGGAGATCACCGTCCTCGACGACGGGGCCGGCGGCGACGACGGCCCCGAGGACGGCGGCGGGCACGGCCTGCTCGGCATGCGCGAGCGGGTCACCGCCCTGGCCGGGACCCTCACCGCGGGGCCCCGGTACGGGGGCGGCTTCCGCGTCCATGCGATCCTGCCGCTCGACCGCCGCGCCGCCACCACGAAGGACAGCCCATGA
- a CDS encoding S1C family serine protease: MDASRSHALAACAAVASAALLLGACSDNGTANGTGDRTGTTPRAATATPATRPLAADDLQADYQRVIRDVLPSVVQIRASHDLGSGVVYDDKGHIVTNAHVVGGEKTFAVTTANSEGTLSARLIYSYPEQDLAVIKLDKLPQGLRAARFGDSTKVAVGRIVLAMGSPLGLSSSVTQGIVSATGRTVSEGRSDGGTGATLPNMLQTSAAINPGNSGGALVDLDGRVIGIPTLAATDPDLGGSAAPGIGFAIPSSMVKTVADQIVKHGKVTDSGRAALGITARTVVGDDYQPAGVAVVDVTKGGPADRAGLRPGDVITGLGGTRVTTLTSLAEALASRKPGDRTEVTYTRDGGHRTARVTLGEQ, from the coding sequence ATGGACGCTTCCCGCAGCCACGCACTCGCGGCGTGCGCCGCCGTCGCGAGCGCCGCCCTCCTCCTGGGCGCCTGCTCCGACAACGGCACGGCCAACGGCACGGGCGACCGCACCGGCACCACCCCCCGCGCCGCGACGGCCACCCCCGCCACCCGCCCCCTCGCCGCCGACGACCTGCAGGCCGACTACCAGAGGGTCATCAGGGACGTCCTGCCCTCGGTGGTGCAGATCCGGGCGAGCCATGACCTGGGCTCCGGGGTGGTGTACGACGACAAGGGGCACATCGTCACCAACGCGCACGTGGTCGGCGGCGAGAAGACGTTCGCGGTGACCACGGCCAACAGCGAGGGCACCCTCAGCGCGCGGCTGATCTACTCGTACCCCGAGCAGGACCTCGCCGTGATCAAGCTGGACAAGCTGCCGCAGGGGCTGCGGGCGGCCCGCTTCGGCGACTCGACGAAGGTCGCGGTCGGCCGGATCGTGCTGGCGATGGGCTCCCCGCTCGGTCTGTCGTCGAGCGTGACCCAGGGCATCGTGTCGGCGACCGGCCGCACCGTCAGCGAGGGCCGCTCGGACGGTGGCACGGGCGCCACCCTGCCGAACATGCTGCAGACCTCGGCGGCGATCAACCCCGGCAACAGCGGGGGCGCGCTCGTGGACCTCGACGGCCGGGTGATCGGCATTCCCACACTCGCCGCGACCGACCCGGACCTGGGCGGCAGCGCGGCGCCGGGGATCGGGTTCGCGATCCCGTCGTCCATGGTGAAGACCGTCGCCGACCAGATCGTGAAACACGGCAAGGTCACCGACTCCGGCCGGGCGGCCCTCGGCATCACGGCCAGAACCGTGGTCGGCGACGACTACCAGCCGGCCGGGGTCGCGGTCGTGGACGTGACCAAGGGCGGCCCGGCCGACCGGGCGGGGCTCAGGCCCGGTGACGTCATCACCGGACTGGGCGGCACCCGGGTCACCACCCTCACCTCGCTCGCCGAGGCCCTGGCGAGCAGGAAGCCGGGCGACCGCACCGAGGTGACGTACACGAGGGACGGCGGCCACAGGACGGCGCGCGTGACCCTGGGCGAGCAGTGA